The DNA sequence TGTGAATGTCTATGAATAAATGTCTCCCTTGCTGTTTGCATTTCTTCAGATGCTGCATCTTTATGTTAAATGCAGGAATTTGGAAATTAATGGTCAAAAGCTTTTTGCTTCTTAGTAGCGTCATCACCTTCATCTTCTCATTACAGAAATGGAAAGTAAAATTACGATGCAAACATCTCGTAATGCTGATTGTTTGATGccacaacattttgttttgatagCAATGTTTATTGCATCAGATATATGTCATTCCAGTGAACTTTATTGTTGGAAATTCCCAATAATGTGCTAAcattttttaccataatatGCAGTTCTTTTGACTCAGTAATGAAATAAACGTTTTTATGTACACCATAATGCGGTGATTCAGATGCTGGAGCATAACACTGATGCAACATTGCTAATTGAGTTTGCCAAATCTGACAAATGATAGACATCTGAAAGACAAATAAATTGTTGATGACAGCTTATATTAAGTAAATGGGAAAAACAATCATCTGAATTTTAAACAACTTGCATCTTCTTCCATGTGGTCGACATAGCCAGCTTAATCCACTGAGAGAGGAATACCACAagttgtaaaaagtaaaattaagtaTTAAATTGCCATTTAACAGGTCTGTAGATTCAGCCACAGactgaaacaaagaaaacatgcttAAATTTAAAACTAATGTATGCATGTAACGTTTGCACTGAATCATGGCTTGTGTGCAAAAACCCagtctttatttaataaatacatttttaattctaTAGACACATTCACTGTAATGTTTACTCTATCAAGACACTACCATGCCatgaatgtaatattttacagaAACATAAGCCAATTTAAGTAATCACTGAGCGAACagttaacaacaacaaccactgcCCTTTATCACTTTGATTATGTTCAAACTTGATTTTTAGGAAAAAGTAACCAAGTTTGCAATGCGTCTTAGGGATGACTCTgctttaaaaacagcaatgtAATAAAGACAATTCATTAATTTGTTCATTCTGTTGGGACCACATTTATGCCATGGATTTAGTCTGTGGTCCCTTTGTTCTCTGAAAGCCAGCAAACTCACGTCCccactgaactgaactgaactgtaaATAGGGGCAACAACAGTACTATCCCTCAGATGGGGAAATCAATTATGTAAGGGTTTTCTATGCCTTGAAcatgagcaacacttgtgtaggtctcacagttcaaaagtgtgtatgtgaggcTGACAGAATTAGAAATgattattagaaaaagttattaattataataaattatatgacttgattaACTCTAAGTTACATTGAGTTGGGGCACCACTCTGGttctctgtaaaacagagaaaagatagCCAATTAACCCAAATCAGTATcacaaagtaactaaactaTTGTAACCCACTTATAGTGAATACACTGAATGGCTAGGTTCGTAAAGAGCTCATGTACCATAGACCTGAACAGCCGAACAATGAACAACACCAACCACGAAACAATTTGCAAAGTAAACTCTTTTAGCGAGTACTGTATCACAATAGTTTACTACATTTATATGAACAATGGTatggaaaataacaaacaaaataaaatggtgCCTTTAAAATAAAGAGTCTTGTGTTTCTTAGTACCGGTACTGTTTTACTGTGTTCCTTTCAAATGTTCCTCTAATAGGATGATCAGAGTCACGCGCTAACTCTTTTGGGTGTGTAGCAATCCTGCCAACCAGGCTGGCCCTTCCACCACTTGTAGTTAGTGACGAAGAGTCAATCCCGCTTCCTTAGGATCTTTGGGAGGCTCGCCATCTATGAATCACCGAATGATCCCGAATCCTTCATCCAAGGCTCTGGATCCTCTCCAAAAGACTGGATATGAAGACTAGGGGTCTCCAAAAGACCTGACCTGTTTAATTTGATAAACAGGACCTTTAAGTAAACTGTTGTACAACAATAACACTAAAGTATAATGAGAATGTCACCTTTAACATTCTGGCCTTTCATTACACTAAAGCTCAATCATTTCAAATCTAGAAATCAAGTGTCCTTTCATGAACCATTGGGTTATAATTCAAACAAATACATATCAGAAATTGTGATTTAACTCATGAACAaagtatattcattcatttatcatcATAATATGAGTTTCTATAATAAGGATCACAAAATTAACCTCTAACTCATAACTGAAAGAAGACAATTCCTTCACATTACAATTTGTATAACAAAAAGATAAACTAATTCCCCTTTAACATATATTGACACAATTGGCTGATCAACATGTACTTTGTGCTGCCTGCCGTCATGTGTACTAACATAAACATAATGCTAATCAGCTAATAAATGCGCAGTTTAGTGTATTAAGTGCACAGGTTAAGTGTTCACAGAACAACAAACTTAATGCAACAGTTCACCACAGTATATCTCCATATAGCTAACCCGTTCAGCATAtgagtagcagcagcagctaacaGTCATCAGAAACACCGAAAATATCACTCTCATCGATGCGCTTCGTTCCAGTGCTGAGCGCCGTCGGGGACTCTCAGCTCTCACAAGATGACAGACGGTTCGTCTGTGTAACCACTTGAGCACAGTGCTAAACTGTAAACAAAGAAACTAGTTGGAGCGAACATCAACTTAAATGATTTGCGGTAGTTTTACTACAATCAATATCTTACCGCTCTTGTTTAGGGGATTGCTGCCTTCTCGCTGTCGCGGCCAGGGTCAAAAGGAAGTAAAAAGCACTACGTACAGACTTGCTTCCTTCACCATAGGCGGAACATGCACGctaattgacctatggctaagccacacccccaaacgcgatgagccaatcacagtgcgcatagctaactcaatacactcggacattctctgcttccacatccattgaaatgcattggagttagtccgttttcgatcatttttatgtgttttttgttgagattttaagtttaaaatggtcaaacggtgtgcatggggtacatgcaactctgacacaaggtatagcccaataatatgggagcagtaacccggttccctatggcagtgattcccaaccgctgttccgcggcacacaagtgtgccgtaagaaatcaatatctatcaatatcaaatccagcgactccgtcttaacgagtgctaacgaggtcggccggctcgttaacaagagcctcttgtaacgagccggccgacctgtTAGCGGCAGttggctacagttagctctgtagcagtacagtgtgtatgtgctgctgctgcaggaggtgttcacttagcgatctctgtttgtttacaacaagcaccggaatgagcggtgtcagtgggatgaaaagacgagtgaaaacctctaacctgttaatgaaggcccttttggtgacttcgagatgatatttcatttttctgtctccaaaagtgattaattgcctcctgtgaaatttctctgactgtcacagctgccatagcgcccgtcaccgaatgttgacagtttgtccgagtgagtggagggggcggggcttagccataggtcaattggTTGCTAAAAGGCTACCTGCCTTTCGTTAGGTTAGATGCGGTGAACCTGGGTGCTGCATTCAAGTGCAGTAGGAATGTGTTGCTTTCAAGTGCAACTCAGAAATATGTTGCAACTCAGAGAAATATTAAAGATATTTTAACACATGAAcagtaacacaataaaacaacaatttcaTTCTAGGGTTAAACTTATGGTTTAGTTAACCAAGTTTTACACCTGGGTTACACTATCAATTTCAAATTCTGATTAACCCTGCATGGCGTACcattagtggagcggctaagtgctcatttttggcagaatcgttcagtttatgatacaagcgttaaaattggcatgaacactctccatgggtcacttaacaagaaaattgtccgagacatttgaaattttaagatggcggccatttctcaagatggccgacacctaaatGGAGCacttaagtgatataatggtttattttggtgatacaagcatacaaattggcatgagcagtctctgtaggtcacttgacaataacccacccacagttacttgaaattccaagatggcggccttttttcaagatggccgacaccttagtgtaGCAATTAAATGATATCattgtttatttggtgatacaagcataaaaattggcatgaacactctccatgggtcacttaacaagaaaattgtctgagacatttgaaatttcaagatggcggccatttttcaagatggccgacacctagttaaccgggtggtgtacagattgtacagggtaaaaatggcattggatgaacgatcggactaagtgtagggttaaggcatgatcttagttgtatcccatacatcaaagtgcttattaaaaggtggtaaaaggaTAAACCCTCGGCCTCCggaatttgctgcagacattgcagaagccatCCTAACGgttgagaaaacaaactggTACAGATGTTTCCTTTGTCAACAGGACACCAAGATCGTACTGGTTATGAtaccattgcaagaaatgttccattatttcatagaataaatgctctgcctatcttacTTAGTCTAACCCGACTCGATGAAGGTGATGGAttagaaagcacattgacaagaaacagagcaaaatatcattcaagctgtaaacctatgttcaacaacacacagctggaaagggccCAAAAGAGagcatctactgctgctaaagacactgaagataccaaagatatccatgtcaagaggtcaagaCGATCCCAGACTCGTACTGATGAAAACTATAGTCGAGGCATTTATCACCATTGCCAGCAGGGCCTTTGTCTCAAACCAGTTGAGCCAACAATCATAGTCTTTCCTGATGTATCTGTTTCTCGGTGCTGTGAGAGCAACAGTACGGGGTTCTTAGCAATACTGGTAGCAATGATGAAACAGATGTCAGCAATAGAAAAATTTAGTCTTTTCTACAATattccacaaaacacatgtggaCTGAATGGGCAAATTCTCATGTctgggtaaagagctggtccacTGTTCTACGACCAGCACCACTCCACGATATCCCCAGTCCGGGTCAGCAGTTCTCCTCCCTTTCTAAATACAGCTTCAAATCAAGCCTTGCTCCCCCTTCCTGAGCCTTCGAACAGTTTACCAGAACATTCTCAAGGCCAGCTGAAAGTCCTTTATGTTCTTACAGAATTCCTCCCAAGCCCAAGTTTTTGCTGCTTTACTATTGGTCTAGGAGGCTGTCTGACCACCTGCAACCTGCAGAGCATTAAGTTTCTGATGTCGAAACTTGCTGAAAACCCCTGTCTGTATTTCTAGAAATAAAATAGGAGTAACTACTTCAACTACTTCACTACACTAAACTAAATCTCTGCTCCCTACAGTGATGATCCAGCCCGCAGATAATTTCAGTAGGCCTATCGTCTTGGTCTCTGAACACCTCCATCCTGATAAAGAAGGCTCACCAGCGGCTCTTCTTGAGGAAAATTAAGAAAGCCCACCTGTCTCCTCAAATCCTGGTGAACTTTTACCGCTGCACCATCGAGAGCATCCTTACCAGCTGCATCACAGTCTGGTACGGTAACTGTTCCGTCGCAGACCGAAAGGCGCTGCAGAGGGTGGTGAAAACTGCCCAGCCCATCTCTGGCTTACCACTCCCCACCATCAAAGCTGTCCACATCAAGCGGTGTCTGCGGAGGGCACGCAGCATTGCCACAGCTGGGACAGAGGGACAGCTCCCACCCAGGCCACAAACTGTttaccctcctcccctccaggAGGCGCTACAGGTCCCTGCGCTCCAGAACCAGCAGGTTCAGGAACAGCTTTTTCCCCTCAGCCATCACCCTCTTGAACTCTACACAGAGGTGACCCACCTACTGTTCTGTAATCTGCCCACATTAATGActatttttgactatttatgactatttattaccatccattcatctacctgcactgctgctttgctgtacattctttactgtatatatttatataacatattcattcactgtatatatcctatagcatattcaattcatacctgcactatatttatacactgtgttcatatgtaaataccttgcactttactactctgcacttctggttagatgctaaactacatttcattgtcctagtacttgtactctgttcaatgacaataaagtttaatctaatctaaatatTATCCCTCACAGTTAAGGCACCAGAGACACTTACTTGAGGTGTCTCTGGTCAAATTAAAACATCCTGGCCATCTTTTGTGACCTCTGACAGCTTCATTCATACATTATAAGTGCCGACATGGATAACGATGTTCCTAACGCAAGGTCCATAGGACAATAACACAACAgtcaacaaaaacattgtaacaACTTTGTGACATTTAGTTAGCTTTGAAGTAAAAACAATAGGGCTTACACCGAAAATCCACTGGGCCCCTCTGCGGCGTGTTGTGTGGGCGTCGTGTATTTGGTTCGTCATCCACACGGCGTCAACATCCACCAGGAGTGTTTAAAAAGCGGCACCTCTTGCGTGCGCCACAGTGTTTACCTTTTGTCCGACAGTGTTTACTTGCTGATATGATGGTATGACTCCCGTCGAGATGTAAAGACGAGCTTAACGTTGATTCTGTTTACGGGCGTTTATTGAGCCGTGAAAactacattaacacacaaagcacaaataaatacaaaacaatctcataataattacaataatacgTACATGATACAAAAATTAAATGCTTGCAGCTTAAGTGAGTAAAATATGCACTTGAGCCTATGCAAATGAGCTCAGAGCAATAAATCCTCTTTCAAATGAATGCTCAGCAGCACAAAGACCAGGGACCCCTATCTGTGCAAATGCATGGACAGTAATGGATAGGCAGGTTGTGAAACATACAAGGTACTAAAAGAAACTGATACTGCTGTGTTATACTTTCTTGATTTACGGCATGTTATTTCAAATGTTACCTGAGTATTGATAATCATTTATGCATGGAACCTGAATTCTCTCTTAACAGGTCTGATGATCTCTGTAATGATTCAGCAAATGTATCCGGTATAACAACAGTCATCAGctcatatttattttgtattgttgttggCTCTATATCAGTCCTTATAATGTGTGGAAATCTTCTTGTAATAATCTCCATCATTTACTTCAAACAGCTCCACACTCCTACAAACTACCTCATCCTATTTCTGGCTGTGGCTGACCTGCTTGTTGGGGTTGTAGTTTTGCCTTTCAGCATAATACTGACCGTGACTTCATGTTGGTATCTTGAAGATTTACTCTGTAAGATAAGAGGCAGCTTTGATGCATTTCTGTGTGTATCTTCTATTTTGAACTTGTGCTCTATCtctgttgacagatattatgcAGTGTGTCAGCCTCTGAGCTACAGAACTAAAATGAATGTTCATGTTATTGTTGTCATGATCCTGTTGAGCTGGACTGTTTCTGCATTAATTGGAGTTGGCATCACAATACATGGATTTAATGAAGGGCAATCAAATAGGtgtgttttatttcaaaatacaaGATCAGCAATTATGGgaattgtttttgctttttatatcCCAGCTATCATAATGTTCTCCATCTACCTAAAGATTTTCATTGTGGCACAGAGACAGGCACGCAGCATCCAGAACACAACCTGTCAGAGAAAAAAGTCTGGAGCAGCTGTCAGTAAGAGTGAGAGAAAGGCCACCAAAACTCTGGCTGTTGTTATGGGAGTATTCCTCATCTGTTGTACTCCTTTCGTCCTTTGTATCACTTTTTACTCTTTGAGTAATTACACAATACCAGTTCCTTtgattgaaacatttaaatggcTTGGATGGTCGAACTCAATGCTAAATCCATTTGTCTATGGTTTCTTTTACCGCTGGTTTCGATCATCTTTCAGAATGAtaatttctgggaaaatatttcAAGGTGATTTTACTAATTCTAAGCTCTTTTGATTCATTGTTAAAGTGTTGTTATTTTACTAATGCTGTAGTTTGACACTGAAGATTAgcttctttttctctgcatgtcATAGATTTACCTGTATGTACAACTCACTGCAGAGGAAGCCCCTCGAACATTATGTAACATCTGTGTGAATGTTTATGAATAAATGTCTCCCTTGCTGTTTGCATTTAGTAATTATATTTCTTCAGATGCTGCATCTTGATGTTAAATGCAGGAATTTGGAAATGAATGGTCAAAAGCTTTTTGCTTCATAGTAGCGTCACCACCTTCATCTTCTCATTACAGAAATTGAAAGTAAAATTATGATGCAAACATCTTGTAATGCTGATTGTTTGATGccacaacattttgttttgataaCAATGTTTATTGCATCAGATTTATGTAATTCCAGTGAACTTTATTGTTGGAAATTCCCAATAATGTGCTAaaaattttaccataatatgCAGTTCTTTTGACTCAGTAATGAAATAAACGTTTTTATGTACACCATAATGCGGTGATTCAGATGCTGGAGAATGACACTGATGCAACATTGCTAATTGAGTTTGCCAAATCTGACAAATGATAGACATCTGAAAGACAAATAAATTGTTGAAGACAGCTTATATTATATAagtaaatgggaaaaaaatctgaattttaaaCAACTTGCATCTTCTTCCATGTGGTTGACATAGCCAGCTTAATCCACTGAAAGAGGAAATACCACAATTTGTACTCTATAGTAgaatattaaagtaaaattaagtGATTGCCGTTCAACAGGTCTGTAGATTCAGCCACAGACTGgaacaaagaaaacatgcttAAATTTAAAACTAGTGTATGCAATGGCTTGAGTATAGTTTAGTATATACACAAAGGTCTTTATCAGCTTCAATTTCCTGGCAAGCCTCCCGTTTGTACTGAATCATGGCTTGTGTACGA is a window from the Centropristis striata isolate RG_2023a ecotype Rhode Island chromosome 18, C.striata_1.0, whole genome shotgun sequence genome containing:
- the LOC131991515 gene encoding trace amine-associated receptor 1-like yields the protein CYLSIDNHLCMEPEFSLNRSDDLCNDSANVSGITTVISSYLFCIVVGSISVLIMCGNLLVIISIIYFKQLHTPTNYLILFLAVADLLVGVVVLPFSIILTVTSCWYLEDLLCKIRGSFDAFLCVSSILNLCSISVDRYYAVCQPLSYRTKMNVHVIVVMILLSWTVSALIGVGITIHGFNEGQSNRCVLFQNTRSAIMGIVFAFYIPAIIMFSIYLKIFIVAQRQARSIQNTTCQRKKSGAAVSKSERKATKTLAVVMGVFLICCTPFVLCITFYSLSNYTIPVPLIETFKWLGWSNSMLNPFVYGFFYRWFRSSFRMIISGKIFQGDFTNSKLF